The following are encoded in a window of Chryseobacterium sp. genomic DNA:
- a CDS encoding S41 family peptidase, whose translation MKLFYLFIVFTLFTSCVSVKRYNERLRTPVAPEKLRADVDYTYASLQELHPKLYWYISKDSLDRRFAEIKNNIKKPMTPAEFYRLLAPAVADVRQGHLRLVLPERRLDAKERKALKLQKGLFSRYEFLVENDRVFVKENSDKVPGMEVGTEILKINEVPLSEMLARYKPLNNSDGYNTTFLRYSMARRWPHFFTAENGILDSVKLETRRDTEIETFWLKRERQTLIQKRKEEQKNRKLTKSEQGKTKDYNIVTRSFNRDLQFPTPDSITAYMKIKTFSGTFSRRFYRQSFRTLKNSPAKYLIIDMRDNLGGSLAEINNLYSYLAPEKFKFIKDIEVTKPSSMFKADYFRMVPDITKPIAAAAYPFYLVGTALSLKRTREGTFLRNNGIFSIRKPKKDNFKGKIYVLINGSSFSAASILPSKLKDSGRAFLVGEETGGANDGTVAGRYSTRKLPNSKLKLPVGLMLIQPDIEFSGKGRGVIPHHEIVPDLKEVLQKKDIQLDWILQDIKKHSAQAGQPDVN comes from the coding sequence ATGAAGCTATTTTACCTATTTATAGTGTTTACGCTGTTTACTTCCTGTGTTTCGGTAAAAAGATACAACGAAAGACTGAGAACTCCTGTTGCGCCCGAAAAACTTCGTGCCGATGTAGATTACACCTACGCCAGCTTACAGGAACTTCACCCCAAACTGTACTGGTATATCTCCAAAGACAGTCTGGACAGACGTTTCGCGGAAATAAAGAATAATATTAAGAAACCTATGACTCCTGCGGAATTCTACCGTCTGCTGGCACCGGCAGTGGCAGATGTGCGGCAGGGACACCTTCGGCTGGTACTTCCCGAAAGACGGCTGGATGCTAAAGAGAGAAAAGCGCTGAAACTTCAGAAAGGCCTGTTCAGCCGGTATGAATTTCTGGTGGAAAATGACCGCGTGTTTGTAAAGGAGAATTCCGATAAAGTACCGGGTATGGAAGTGGGGACAGAAATACTGAAGATCAATGAGGTTCCGTTAAGTGAAATGCTTGCACGTTACAAGCCTTTAAATAACAGTGACGGTTATAACACTACTTTTTTAAGATATTCAATGGCAAGACGCTGGCCCCATTTCTTCACAGCCGAAAACGGAATACTTGATTCGGTGAAACTGGAGACCAGGCGGGACACTGAAATAGAAACCTTCTGGCTTAAACGTGAAAGACAGACGCTGATTCAGAAGAGAAAGGAGGAGCAGAAAAACCGGAAACTGACTAAGAGCGAACAGGGAAAAACAAAAGACTACAACATCGTAACACGAAGTTTCAACCGTGACCTGCAGTTTCCAACTCCAGACAGCATTACAGCATACATGAAGATCAAAACCTTTTCCGGAACTTTCTCAAGACGTTTCTACCGGCAGAGCTTCCGAACATTAAAAAATTCTCCTGCGAAATATCTTATCATTGATATGCGTGACAATTTGGGAGGGTCATTGGCCGAAATAAATAACCTCTATTCCTACCTGGCACCGGAAAAATTCAAGTTCATTAAAGATATTGAGGTTACTAAGCCCAGCTCTATGTTTAAGGCAGATTATTTCCGGATGGTTCCAGATATTACCAAACCAATTGCTGCCGCTGCCTATCCCTTTTATCTTGTGGGAACCGCACTTTCACTAAAGAGGACAAGGGAAGGAACTTTTCTGCGGAACAACGGTATTTTCTCTATAAGAAAGCCAAAGAAAGACAATTTCAAAGGTAAAATTTATGTTCTGATAAACGGAAGCAGCTTTTCGGCGGCTTCCATACTGCCATCCAAACTTAAAGATTCAGGACGGGCGTTTCTTGTAGGTGAGGAAACCGGCGGCGCAAATGACGGTACAGTGGCCGGCAGGTACTCCACCCGAAAACTGCCGAACTCAAAATTAAAACTGCCCGTTGGTTTGATGCTTATACAACCCGATATTGAATTTTCCGGAAAAGGCAGAGGTGTCATTCCTCATCATGAGATTGTTCCGGATCTGAAGGAGGTCCTGCAAAAAAAAGACATCCAGCTAGACTGGATTCTGCAGGATATCAAAAAACATTCTGCACAAGCCGGCCAGCCGGACGTCAATTGA
- a CDS encoding NADP-dependent isocitrate dehydrogenase: protein MSKAKIYYTLTDEAPMLATHSFLPIVKAFTKPAEVEIMVPDISLAGRILANFPEVLTESQRIPDYLAQLGELATQPDANIIKLPNISASVPQLQEAITELQKQGYALPDFPVDPKNAEEENIAKKYAKVLGSAVNPVLREGNSDRRAPKSVKDYAKANPHRMGAWSADSKTTVAHMESGDFYGSENSTTIENDGKFRIVFTGNDGSSKVLKDFAPLKAGEVIDSSVMSISALKSFVEKAIAEAKDKNVLLSAHLKATMMKISDPIIFGAIVETYFKDVFAKYKSVFSELDINPNFGLATLFEKIAGTPQEADIKADIESAIANSARIAMVNSDQGITNFHVSSDVIVDASMAALVRGGGKMWNSEGKEEDTVCIIPDRTYAGFYAAIIDDMKANGAIDPTTFGSVPNVGLMAQKAEEYGSHDKTFQATAEGTVRVEDENGNILLEQKVEKDDIFRMCQTKDAPIQDWVKLAVNRARLSGTPAIFWLDKGRAHDAQIIAKVEKYLKDHNTEGLDIRIMDVKDAMLETLKRAREGKDTISVSGNVLRDYLTDMFPILELGTSAKMLSIVPLMNGGGLFETGAGGSAPKHIEQFIEEGYLRWDSLGEFLALQASLEHLAQTQDNKKAQVLSDALDTANAKFLATDKSPARKLGGIDNRGSHFYLAMYWAEALARQTADSAIAEKFAPVAKALQENETKINDELLGSQGKPQEIGGYYHTDTEKTYAAMRPSAILNQIIDAI, encoded by the coding sequence ATGTCTAAAGCAAAAATCTACTACACTCTTACGGATGAAGCTCCAATGCTGGCAACGCATTCTTTCCTGCCCATTGTAAAAGCCTTTACAAAACCGGCCGAGGTAGAAATTATGGTACCGGATATTTCCCTTGCAGGCAGGATTCTGGCAAATTTCCCGGAAGTACTTACTGAGAGCCAGCGAATTCCTGATTATCTGGCCCAACTAGGCGAACTGGCCACGCAACCGGATGCAAATATCATTAAACTTCCCAATATCTCCGCTTCCGTACCGCAGCTGCAGGAGGCGATTACTGAACTTCAAAAGCAGGGCTATGCTTTGCCTGATTTTCCTGTGGATCCAAAAAATGCTGAGGAGGAAAACATTGCTAAAAAATATGCTAAAGTCCTTGGCAGCGCGGTAAATCCTGTGCTAAGAGAAGGTAACTCGGACCGGAGAGCGCCAAAATCTGTAAAAGACTATGCAAAGGCCAATCCTCACCGCATGGGAGCGTGGTCGGCAGATTCAAAAACAACGGTCGCACATATGGAATCAGGCGACTTCTACGGTTCTGAAAATTCAACAACAATAGAAAATGACGGGAAATTCAGAATTGTATTTACCGGAAACGATGGATCATCTAAGGTACTCAAGGACTTTGCGCCGCTGAAAGCCGGAGAAGTAATTGACAGCTCCGTAATGAGCATCAGTGCACTTAAATCATTTGTAGAAAAGGCCATTGCCGAAGCCAAAGATAAAAATGTACTCCTTTCAGCCCATCTGAAGGCTACAATGATGAAGATTTCTGACCCCATCATTTTTGGTGCTATTGTAGAAACATATTTTAAAGATGTTTTTGCAAAATATAAGTCGGTTTTCAGTGAACTGGACATCAATCCGAACTTTGGTCTGGCTACACTTTTCGAAAAAATCGCCGGCACACCACAGGAAGCAGACATTAAAGCAGATATAGAGTCAGCCATTGCCAACAGTGCACGCATTGCAATGGTAAACTCTGACCAGGGAATTACCAACTTCCACGTCTCGTCGGATGTTATTGTTGATGCTTCAATGGCTGCACTCGTACGCGGTGGCGGAAAAATGTGGAACAGCGAAGGCAAAGAAGAGGATACCGTTTGTATTATCCCGGACCGTACTTATGCAGGATTCTACGCGGCTATCATTGACGATATGAAAGCCAATGGAGCCATTGACCCAACAACTTTCGGATCTGTACCAAACGTTGGCCTTATGGCTCAGAAGGCTGAAGAATACGGATCACATGACAAAACTTTCCAGGCCACTGCAGAAGGAACGGTTCGTGTGGAAGATGAGAACGGAAATATTCTTCTGGAACAGAAAGTTGAGAAGGATGATATTTTCAGAATGTGTCAAACCAAGGATGCACCTATACAGGACTGGGTAAAACTGGCAGTAAACCGCGCAAGGCTTTCCGGCACCCCTGCTATTTTCTGGCTGGACAAAGGAAGGGCTCATGATGCCCAGATCATTGCCAAGGTGGAAAAATATTTGAAAGACCATAACACGGAAGGCCTGGACATACGCATTATGGATGTGAAAGATGCCATGCTGGAGACCTTGAAAAGAGCCCGCGAAGGCAAGGACACTATCTCTGTTTCCGGAAATGTCCTTCGCGACTATCTTACAGATATGTTCCCAATCCTGGAACTTGGAACATCTGCCAAAATGCTGTCAATAGTGCCGCTAATGAATGGCGGTGGGCTTTTCGAAACCGGTGCCGGCGGGTCTGCACCTAAGCATATTGAGCAGTTCATTGAAGAAGGTTACCTGAGGTGGGATTCTCTTGGTGAATTTTTGGCACTGCAGGCTTCTCTGGAACACCTGGCCCAAACACAGGACAATAAAAAAGCGCAGGTTCTATCTGATGCGCTTGACACCGCAAACGCAAAATTCCTGGCTACGGACAAGTCACCGGCAAGGAAACTGGGCGGGATTGATAACCGCGGTTCGCACTTTTACCTGGCGATGTACTGGGCTGAGGCTTTGGCCAGGCAAACTGCTGACAGTGCGATTGCCGAAAAATTTGCACCTGTTGCGAAGGCTCTTCAGGAAAATGAAACCAAGATCAATGATGAACTGCTGGGTTCTCAGGGTAAACCTCAGGAGATTGGAGGCTATTACCATACAGATACTGAAAAGACCTATGCTGCTATGCGTCCTTCAGCCATCTTGAATCAGATTATTGACGCCATATAA
- a CDS encoding DNA topoisomerase IB, translated as MKTEISELEAVSRISPSKIVKIMKDPVKSAKAVQLVYTTDRESEGIERRLWGKKFRYFKGDEKIKDPEQIQRINKLAIPPAWENVWICALENGHLQATGVDAKQRKQYRYHPVWTALRNHTKFYRMLQFGYALPKIRLQLEKDLAIRKLEKRKVLAVVVSLMERTNIRIGNNVYEKLYGSFGLTTLKDKHVNVKGQKISFSFKGKKGVYHDIDLKNSRLAKAVQNCRDIPGKELFQYYDEHGQRHPVDSGMVNEYIKEISGDDFTAKDFRTWSGTVNALIAFREIGEAESNSDYKSKVKEALEMVAASLGNTPAVCRKYYVHPLVINLYENNSIKKYLDELDAIEINDGKSGLTKEEMIVMKMLENEKLKH; from the coding sequence ATGAAGACAGAAATTTCCGAACTTGAGGCAGTAAGCAGGATCAGTCCCTCCAAAATCGTAAAGATCATGAAGGATCCCGTTAAATCTGCAAAAGCGGTCCAATTGGTTTATACCACCGACCGGGAATCGGAAGGGATAGAACGCCGGCTCTGGGGCAAAAAATTCCGTTATTTTAAAGGAGATGAAAAGATAAAGGACCCGGAACAAATCCAGCGGATTAACAAATTAGCCATACCGCCAGCCTGGGAGAATGTATGGATTTGCGCCCTGGAAAACGGACACTTACAGGCAACAGGTGTAGATGCGAAACAACGCAAACAGTACCGTTACCACCCCGTCTGGACAGCGCTTCGGAACCATACTAAGTTTTACAGGATGCTGCAGTTTGGTTATGCGTTGCCCAAAATCAGGCTTCAGCTGGAAAAAGATTTGGCTATCCGCAAGCTGGAGAAAAGAAAAGTCCTAGCTGTTGTGGTGAGCTTAATGGAGCGAACTAATATCAGAATTGGGAATAATGTATATGAAAAACTTTACGGCTCCTTTGGTCTAACCACCCTAAAGGACAAGCATGTAAATGTTAAAGGCCAGAAAATCAGCTTTTCATTCAAAGGGAAGAAAGGCGTATATCATGATATCGACCTTAAAAATTCACGTCTGGCGAAGGCTGTTCAGAACTGCCGTGACATCCCGGGAAAAGAACTGTTCCAATACTATGATGAACATGGACAGCGACATCCGGTAGATTCAGGAATGGTTAATGAGTATATAAAGGAAATCAGTGGCGATGATTTCACAGCAAAGGATTTCCGTACCTGGTCCGGAACGGTAAACGCACTGATTGCCTTCAGGGAAATTGGTGAAGCCGAAAGCAATTCGGACTATAAATCAAAAGTAAAGGAGGCCCTGGAGATGGTGGCAGCCTCTCTTGGCAATACGCCTGCTGTCTGCAGGAAATATTATGTTCATCCGCTGGTCATCAATCTTTATGAAAACAATTCCATAAAAAAATATCTGGATGAATTGGATGCGATTGAAATCAACGACGGAAAGTCAGGACTTACAAAAGAGGAAATGATAGTGATGAAAATGCTGGAAAATGAAAAATTAAAACATTAA
- a CDS encoding SDR family oxidoreductase, whose protein sequence is MQKDTKKKVRPPQKQRKPGLEKKMVPKPESEPASKSLKLEGKIAIISGGDSGIGKATALLFASEGANIVIPYLSETADAKETKKEIERLGRECLIIKGDLGKENHCRKVVDKTIDTFGQIDILVNNAANHWEATSLEEITTDQLMTTFHSNFFSLFWLTKYALKHLKKGSCIINTTSVTAYRGSDHLLDYAATKGAVLSFTRSLSANLAEKGIRVNAVAPGPIWTPLIASTFSKKQVSEFGSDVPMKRAGQPNEVATCFLFLASEDASYITGQVLHPNGGEIVNG, encoded by the coding sequence ATGCAGAAAGATACTAAGAAAAAAGTCAGGCCGCCTCAGAAACAGCGAAAACCCGGACTGGAAAAGAAAATGGTACCCAAGCCTGAAAGTGAACCGGCTTCGAAATCACTTAAACTTGAAGGTAAAATAGCAATAATCTCCGGGGGTGACAGTGGTATAGGTAAAGCAACCGCATTGCTCTTTGCTTCGGAAGGGGCAAATATAGTGATTCCTTATCTGAGCGAAACCGCTGATGCAAAGGAGACCAAAAAAGAAATTGAACGCCTCGGACGAGAATGCCTCATTATAAAGGGCGATTTAGGAAAGGAAAATCACTGTCGTAAAGTGGTTGACAAAACTATCGATACATTCGGACAGATTGATATCCTCGTTAACAATGCAGCCAATCACTGGGAAGCCACCTCTCTTGAGGAGATTACAACAGACCAACTCATGACAACGTTTCACTCCAATTTCTTCTCATTATTTTGGCTCACGAAATATGCGCTGAAGCACCTGAAAAAAGGCAGCTGCATCATCAATACTACTTCCGTTACCGCATATCGCGGCAGTGACCATCTGCTTGACTATGCCGCCACCAAAGGAGCAGTGCTATCGTTCACCCGCAGTCTCTCAGCTAATCTTGCTGAAAAGGGAATCCGGGTCAATGCCGTGGCCCCGGGTCCCATCTGGACACCGCTGATTGCCTCTACCTTCTCGAAAAAACAAGTCTCAGAATTTGGCAGCGATGTACCTATGAAGCGTGCCGGACAACCAAATGAAGTGGCCACCTGCTTTCTTTTTCTGGCATCGGAAGATGCCTCTTATATAACCGGTCAGGTTTTGCATCCTAACGGAGGTGAAATTGTAAACGGCTAA
- a CDS encoding phosphatidate cytidylyltransferase, translating to MKRFALLSLVVFALLTLTGCEAIGTIFEAGMWWGIILVVGVIGLVLWMLTRGKK from the coding sequence ATGAAAAGATTTGCATTATTAAGTTTAGTTGTTTTCGCGCTTCTCACACTTACGGGGTGTGAAGCTATAGGAACCATCTTCGAAGCCGGAATGTGGTGGGGAATCATCCTGGTAGTAGGAGTTATCGGCCTTGTTCTGTGGATGCTTACTCGGGGTAAAAAATAG
- a CDS encoding DUF6526 family protein: MKKQDYSNHIRFYAPHHFIYLPLLFILLGTGLWMSFASTDQQIIWILFSAVIFLLTYLAVMIRQHYALTLQDRLLRLEFKQRYFELFGKRSDDVENQLSFGQIAALRFAHDGEFRELLEMALADNTSPKEIKKAIKNWKPDYRRV; this comes from the coding sequence ATGAAGAAGCAAGACTATTCCAATCATATCCGTTTTTACGCACCGCATCATTTTATTTATCTGCCTCTGTTATTTATTCTTCTGGGGACAGGCCTGTGGATGAGTTTTGCTTCTACGGATCAACAAATTATCTGGATATTGTTCTCTGCAGTTATTTTCCTGCTCACTTATCTGGCTGTAATGATCAGACAGCATTATGCGCTCACCCTGCAGGACAGACTGCTGCGTCTGGAATTTAAGCAAAGGTATTTTGAACTCTTTGGTAAAAGGTCGGATGACGTGGAAAATCAACTAAGTTTCGGACAGATCGCTGCGCTTCGTTTCGCACATGATGGAGAGTTCCGTGAGCTACTGGAGATGGCGTTAGCTGATAATACTTCGCCTAAAGAAATAAAGAAAGCAATTAAAAACTGGAAACCTGATTATAGGAGGGTTTAA
- the ligD gene encoding DNA ligase D, with product MLADSASEPFNSDEWVFEIKWDGYRAIADLRKDVQLYSRNGLSYLEKFRKIANSLRFQEHEMVLDGELVAYDNKGQPNFQWLQRIGENPNITVVYQVFDLLYLNGHSTEALSLLQRKELLEEALTETEFVKYHDHVAEKGKEFFAVVQNMGLEGMIAKKADSTYVPGVRNSDWLKIKSQKTEEVIICGFTAPRGSRKNFGSLILGRYHDHGLIFCGHTGTGFSEKALTDLYKKMKPLITEECPFTTIPKTNEKPTWLKPELVAEIKFTELTGDHIFRHPVFLHLREDKDAQEVNSANNEIKQPEKSARPVPLKKSISHRENELRTEFGNQEVKLTNQNKIYFPKDQVTKGDVVAYYQSIAQYILPHLQDRPQSMNRFPNGISGMSFYQKDASDDVPDWIETKKVHSESTDKFINYILCNDRATMAYLNNLGCIEFNVWTSRAQTTEKPDYLVLDLDPSENNTFEEVILTAQTVKKIMDLGKIEGYCKTSGSSGIHIYIPAGAKYSFDQVKNFAHIIMQMVQKELPQLTTLERALQKRDKAKIYLDYLQNRRGQTLASVYSLRPRNGAPVSMPIEWEELKPGLKPTDFNIENALHRIKEKGDLFKPTLGTGFDMLEALSLFENI from the coding sequence ATGCTGGCTGACTCGGCTAGTGAACCGTTTAACAGTGACGAATGGGTGTTTGAGATAAAATGGGACGGATACCGTGCCATTGCAGACCTTCGTAAGGATGTTCAGCTTTATTCGCGGAATGGCCTCTCCTACCTGGAAAAATTCAGAAAAATTGCCAATTCCCTAAGGTTCCAGGAACATGAAATGGTGCTGGACGGTGAACTGGTGGCCTATGACAACAAAGGACAACCTAACTTTCAGTGGCTGCAGCGCATTGGCGAAAACCCCAATATTACTGTAGTGTACCAGGTGTTTGACCTACTGTATCTGAACGGGCATTCCACCGAGGCACTCAGTCTTCTGCAGCGTAAGGAACTGCTGGAGGAGGCACTCACTGAAACAGAATTCGTAAAATACCATGACCATGTGGCGGAAAAGGGTAAAGAATTTTTTGCGGTGGTTCAAAATATGGGTCTGGAGGGAATGATAGCGAAAAAAGCTGACAGCACTTATGTGCCGGGTGTGCGGAATAGCGACTGGCTGAAGATAAAAAGTCAGAAAACCGAAGAAGTTATTATTTGTGGCTTTACTGCACCGAGAGGTAGCCGCAAGAATTTCGGTTCACTGATTCTCGGCAGATACCATGATCACGGTCTGATTTTCTGTGGGCATACCGGAACGGGATTCAGCGAAAAGGCATTGACTGATCTCTACAAAAAGATGAAACCTCTGATTACAGAGGAATGCCCTTTCACCACAATTCCAAAGACCAATGAAAAACCTACATGGTTAAAGCCTGAACTTGTAGCTGAAATTAAATTCACTGAGCTTACCGGTGATCATATCTTCAGACATCCTGTATTTCTGCATTTACGTGAGGATAAAGATGCGCAGGAAGTGAATTCTGCAAATAATGAAATTAAACAGCCGGAAAAATCAGCGCGGCCTGTTCCTTTGAAAAAGTCCATTTCTCACCGGGAAAATGAACTGCGGACAGAATTTGGAAATCAGGAAGTGAAACTGACCAATCAAAATAAAATATATTTCCCAAAAGATCAGGTAACCAAAGGGGATGTGGTCGCCTACTACCAAAGTATAGCCCAATATATCCTGCCCCATTTGCAGGACCGCCCACAGTCCATGAACCGCTTTCCAAACGGGATCAGCGGCATGAGTTTTTACCAGAAAGACGCTTCAGACGATGTACCGGACTGGATCGAAACTAAAAAAGTCCATTCGGAATCTACAGATAAGTTCATTAACTATATCCTGTGTAATGACAGAGCAACAATGGCGTATCTGAACAACCTGGGATGTATTGAATTTAATGTGTGGACCAGCCGGGCACAAACCACGGAAAAGCCGGACTATCTGGTTCTGGACCTTGACCCTTCTGAGAACAACACCTTTGAAGAGGTTATCCTGACCGCCCAGACGGTTAAGAAAATCATGGATTTGGGGAAGATAGAAGGATACTGCAAAACATCAGGCAGTTCCGGGATTCACATCTATATCCCCGCAGGCGCAAAATACAGCTTTGACCAGGTGAAGAATTTTGCTCATATCATAATGCAGATGGTCCAGAAAGAGCTGCCCCAACTTACAACTCTGGAGCGTGCCCTGCAAAAGCGCGATAAGGCAAAAATCTATCTCGATTATCTTCAAAACCGCCGCGGGCAGACACTTGCCAGTGTTTACAGTCTGCGGCCCAGGAACGGTGCACCCGTTTCCATGCCTATAGAATGGGAAGAACTGAAACCCGGTTTGAAACCCACGGATTTTAATATTGAAAATGCCCTGCACCGAATTAAGGAAAAAGGTGATCTGTTTAAGCCAACTCTCGGTACGGGTTTCGATATGCTGGAAGCGCTGTCTTTATTTGAAAACATCTAA
- a CDS encoding DNA polymerase ligase N-terminal domain-containing protein, translating to MPLEEYNKKRDFNQTAEPKGKTSRGKGKLRFVVQRHAASRLHYDFRLEMDGVLKSWAVPKGPSLNPQHKRLAMMVEDHPYDYRTFEGTIPEGNYGAGEVEIWDEGTYEALQKVKGKKDDTLMQAQLSEGSLKFILHGKKLKGEFALVKIKNSESGDPWLLIKHRDEFATDSYDAEQNTEPDSKVSAYLASKKKAEK from the coding sequence ATGCCATTAGAGGAATATAACAAAAAGAGAGATTTTAATCAGACGGCCGAACCCAAAGGTAAAACCAGCAGAGGGAAGGGTAAATTGAGATTTGTCGTTCAGAGGCATGCGGCCAGCAGGCTTCATTATGATTTCCGTCTGGAGATGGATGGTGTGCTGAAGTCCTGGGCAGTTCCGAAAGGGCCTTCACTAAATCCTCAGCATAAACGGCTGGCAATGATGGTTGAAGACCATCCTTATGACTACCGCACATTCGAAGGAACTATTCCGGAAGGAAACTATGGCGCCGGTGAAGTGGAAATTTGGGACGAAGGCACCTATGAAGCTCTTCAAAAAGTAAAAGGAAAAAAGGACGATACACTTATGCAGGCTCAGCTCAGTGAGGGTTCGCTCAAATTTATACTGCATGGTAAAAAGCTGAAAGGTGAATTTGCCTTAGTGAAGATTAAAAACAGTGAAAGTGGTGACCCATGGCTGCTCATTAAGCACCGTGATGAGTTTGCAACTGACAGTTATGACGCTGAGCAAAACACCGAACCTGATTCCAAAGTAAGTGCTTATTTGGCTTCAAAAAAAAAAGCAGAAAAGTAA
- a CDS encoding Ku protein: MRAIWNGAIGFGLVNIPIKLYSATGESNLDLDMLDKEDLSNINFKRVNANTGKEVKWENIVKGYKLEDNYVVLTKEDFEEVNPEKSKLLNIKQFVDVHEIDSAYFESSYFLEPQKNGEEAYKLLLKALLKTKMAGIGTFILREKEILCLVRPYEDKILMVNRMRYPEELRSYEDLKIPGGKNPQAEELEMAESLIKQRATKFDPSKYKNTYNDDLMKIIEAKAKGKVKKPAAKENVSAKATDLMAQLKASLEAGKAKAG, translated from the coding sequence ATGAGAGCAATTTGGAATGGCGCAATCGGATTTGGACTGGTTAATATTCCCATTAAACTTTATTCGGCTACCGGAGAAAGCAACCTCGACCTGGATATGCTGGACAAGGAAGACCTTTCAAATATTAACTTCAAAAGGGTGAATGCCAATACCGGAAAAGAAGTGAAGTGGGAAAATATTGTTAAAGGCTATAAACTGGAGGACAATTACGTAGTGCTCACTAAAGAAGATTTTGAGGAAGTCAATCCTGAAAAATCAAAATTATTAAACATTAAGCAGTTTGTTGATGTTCATGAAATAGACAGTGCCTACTTTGAATCTTCCTATTTTCTGGAACCCCAAAAGAATGGCGAAGAGGCTTACAAACTGCTTTTAAAGGCCTTACTAAAAACCAAAATGGCCGGCATAGGTACTTTTATTCTTCGTGAAAAAGAGATTTTATGTCTCGTGAGGCCTTACGAAGACAAAATTTTGATGGTGAACCGTATGCGGTATCCGGAAGAACTCCGAAGTTATGAAGACCTTAAAATTCCGGGCGGCAAGAATCCTCAGGCTGAGGAATTGGAAATGGCAGAATCGCTGATCAAACAGCGCGCAACAAAATTTGATCCTTCAAAATATAAAAACACTTATAACGATGATCTCATGAAAATCATCGAGGCCAAAGCCAAAGGAAAAGTGAAGAAACCCGCTGCCAAAGAAAATGTATCGGCTAAAGCTACAGACCTTATGGCGCAGCTAAAGGCCAGTCTGGAAGCCGGAAAAGCAAAAGCGGGATAG
- the xth gene encoding exodeoxyribonuclease III: MRIATYNVNGVNGRLPVILRWLEETQPHIACLQELKAPQEKFPEAEFQSAGYESVWLGQKSWNGVAVLSRVGMPEVSRLSLSGDTEDDASRYLEVKIKDLVIACIYLPNGNPVPGPKFDYKLKWFERLDAHAEMLVTSGKKVLIIGDFNVMPTENDVYKPEKFLKDALFLPKVRAAFQNLLNQGWTDAVRHLYPDETIYTFWDYFRKAYERNAGLRIDHFLLSAEVLPQLINAGVDKTVRGWEKTSDHAPVWIELRD, from the coding sequence ATGAGAATAGCCACCTATAATGTGAATGGAGTGAACGGGCGCCTGCCTGTCATTCTCAGGTGGCTGGAAGAAACCCAGCCACATATTGCCTGTCTGCAGGAGCTGAAAGCGCCTCAGGAAAAGTTTCCTGAAGCGGAATTCCAGTCAGCAGGTTACGAATCCGTTTGGTTGGGCCAGAAAAGCTGGAACGGTGTAGCGGTACTCTCACGTGTCGGGATGCCGGAAGTCAGCAGACTCAGTCTTTCGGGAGATACTGAAGATGATGCCAGCCGGTATCTGGAAGTAAAAATTAAAGATTTAGTTATTGCCTGTATTTATCTGCCTAACGGAAATCCGGTGCCGGGACCGAAATTTGACTATAAGTTGAAATGGTTTGAACGTTTGGATGCACATGCAGAAATGCTGGTAACCTCCGGTAAGAAGGTACTTATCATTGGGGATTTTAATGTGATGCCAACTGAAAATGATGTGTATAAGCCAGAAAAATTCCTAAAGGATGCGCTTTTCCTGCCTAAGGTACGAGCGGCATTCCAAAATCTTTTGAACCAGGGCTGGACAGATGCAGTACGCCATCTCTATCCGGACGAGACTATCTATACGTTTTGGGATTATTTCCGGAAAGCCTACGAGCGTAACGCGGGGCTGCGTATTGACCATTTTCTGCTTTCCGCGGAAGTTTTGCCGCAACTTATTAATGCCGGAGTCGATAAAACCGTAAGAGGCTGGGAGAAAACAAGCGACCATGCGCCTGTGTGGATTGAGCTGCGGGACTGA